A part of Myxococcus landrumus genomic DNA contains:
- the carA gene encoding glutamine-hydrolyzing carbamoyl-phosphate synthase small subunit has translation MTKRAVLALADGTTFEGRAFGAVGETVGEVVFNTSMFGYQEILTDPSYVGQIVTMTYPEMGNVGATPEDEEAGKPHAVGMVVRALASQPSNWRATESLDAYLKRHNVAGIEGLDTRRLVRHLRTHGAQMGVISSEGLSAAALTERARSAHGMEGLDLATGVSTKTPYVFDMPSPDVFSGQSAQPLTNPRFEVVAYDYGLKKSMLHFLVDVGCRVTVVPATTTADEVLARKPHGVFLANGPGDPAAVKGADRTVAALLGKVPVFGICLGHQIMALALGGRTYKMKFGHRGGNQPVKDLTTGKVEITAQNHGFAVDDASLKGKAVVTHINLNDGTVEGLAVPDARAFSVQYHPEASPGPHDARYLFGRFAKLMAG, from the coding sequence ATGACGAAGCGGGCAGTGCTCGCCCTGGCGGATGGCACCACCTTCGAGGGCCGTGCCTTTGGCGCGGTCGGCGAGACGGTGGGTGAGGTGGTCTTCAACACGTCCATGTTCGGCTACCAGGAGATCCTCACGGACCCCTCGTACGTCGGGCAGATTGTCACCATGACGTACCCGGAGATGGGCAACGTCGGGGCGACACCCGAGGACGAAGAGGCGGGCAAGCCGCACGCGGTGGGCATGGTGGTGCGCGCCCTCGCCAGCCAGCCGTCCAACTGGCGCGCGACGGAGTCGCTGGACGCGTACCTCAAGCGCCACAACGTCGCGGGCATCGAGGGATTGGACACCCGCCGCCTCGTGCGCCACCTGCGCACCCATGGCGCGCAGATGGGCGTCATCTCCAGCGAGGGCCTGTCCGCGGCCGCGCTGACGGAGCGCGCCCGGTCTGCCCACGGCATGGAGGGCCTGGACCTGGCCACCGGCGTGTCGACGAAGACGCCGTACGTCTTCGACATGCCCTCGCCGGACGTGTTCTCCGGCCAGAGCGCCCAGCCCCTGACCAACCCGCGCTTCGAGGTCGTGGCCTATGACTACGGCCTCAAGAAGTCGATGCTCCACTTCCTCGTGGACGTGGGCTGCCGCGTGACGGTGGTTCCGGCGACCACCACCGCGGACGAGGTGCTCGCCCGCAAGCCCCACGGCGTCTTCCTGGCCAACGGCCCCGGAGACCCGGCGGCGGTGAAGGGCGCGGACCGGACCGTGGCGGCCCTCCTGGGCAAGGTGCCCGTGTTCGGCATCTGCCTGGGCCACCAGATCATGGCGCTGGCCCTGGGCGGCCGGACGTACAAGATGAAGTTTGGCCACCGGGGCGGAAACCAGCCCGTCAAGGACCTCACCACGGGCAAGGTGGAAATCACCGCGCAGAACCACGGCTTCGCCGTGGACGACGCCAGCCTCAAGGGCAAGGCCGTCGTCACGCACATCAACCTCAATGACGGCACGGTGGAGGGCCTGGCCGTCCCGGACGCGCGGGCCTTCAGCGTGCAGTACCACCCCGAGGCCTCTCCCGGCCCTCATGACGCACGCTATCTCTTTGGCCGCTTCGCGAAGCTGATGGCGGGGTAG
- the pyk gene encoding pyruvate kinase: protein MRKAKIICTLGPASSSLEVIEGLIRAGMNVARLNFSHGTHDEHRQRVALIRKAARRLKLPVAILQDIQGPKIRLGKFDGGQLAVKAGELVTVTTRSVMGHGTLIPTPIKSLTKDVKARDAILLDDGRVRLRVRKVSGQDVFCEVEVGGLLKDHKGLNLPGSPMSVPTITSKDEADLAFGQDVGVDYVALSFVRTAEDIHRARKHVAKNKTPLIAKIEKPQAVDQLEAIARAADGIMVARGDLGVEMPLEQLPAIQKRMVRVVNQMGGLVIVATEMLESMVTNPRPTRAEVSDVANAILDGADAVMLSGETAAGRYPIDAAATMARIVEETERGVTRHQHHSPFERSEDLGTGVAAAAVAAADQLGIQTIVAYTESGHTARLISEFRPNARIIALTPNEASIQRMALYWGVTGHLVTRVKSTDAMLNQVRKLCLRESLCPEGTPVIVVAGVPLNVPGNTNLMSIHRV, encoded by the coding sequence ATGCGCAAGGCGAAGATCATCTGCACCCTGGGGCCCGCTTCGAGCTCGCTGGAGGTCATCGAGGGCCTCATCCGCGCGGGGATGAACGTGGCGCGGCTGAACTTCTCTCACGGCACGCACGACGAGCACCGGCAGCGCGTGGCCCTCATCCGGAAAGCGGCCAGGCGGCTGAAGCTGCCCGTGGCCATCCTCCAGGATATCCAGGGCCCCAAGATTCGCCTGGGGAAGTTCGACGGTGGACAACTCGCGGTGAAGGCAGGCGAGCTGGTGACGGTGACCACCCGTTCGGTCATGGGACACGGCACCCTCATCCCCACGCCCATCAAGTCGCTGACGAAGGACGTGAAGGCCCGCGACGCCATCCTCCTGGATGACGGCCGGGTGCGCCTGCGCGTGCGCAAGGTGTCCGGCCAGGACGTCTTCTGCGAGGTGGAGGTTGGAGGTCTGCTCAAGGACCACAAGGGACTGAACCTCCCGGGTTCTCCCATGTCCGTGCCCACGATTACGTCGAAGGACGAGGCGGACCTGGCGTTCGGCCAGGACGTGGGCGTGGACTACGTGGCGCTGTCCTTCGTGCGCACGGCCGAGGACATCCACCGCGCGCGCAAGCACGTGGCGAAGAACAAGACGCCCCTCATCGCCAAGATTGAGAAGCCGCAGGCGGTGGACCAGCTGGAGGCCATCGCCCGCGCCGCGGACGGCATCATGGTGGCGCGGGGAGATTTGGGCGTGGAGATGCCGCTCGAGCAGCTCCCCGCCATCCAGAAGCGCATGGTGCGAGTGGTGAACCAGATGGGGGGCCTGGTCATCGTCGCCACGGAGATGCTGGAGAGCATGGTGACCAACCCGCGCCCCACCCGCGCGGAGGTGTCCGACGTGGCCAACGCGATTCTGGACGGCGCCGACGCGGTGATGCTGTCCGGTGAGACGGCCGCGGGGCGCTACCCCATCGACGCAGCGGCCACCATGGCGCGCATCGTCGAGGAGACGGAGCGCGGCGTGACGCGGCACCAGCACCACTCCCCCTTCGAGCGCTCCGAGGACCTGGGCACCGGCGTCGCCGCGGCGGCCGTGGCGGCGGCGGACCAGCTCGGCATCCAGACGATTGTCGCGTACACGGAGAGCGGCCACACCGCGCGCCTCATCTCCGAGTTCCGCCCCAACGCGCGCATCATCGCGCTGACGCCGAACGAGGCCTCGATTCAGCGCATGGCCCTCTACTGGGGCGTGACGGGGCACCTGGTGACGCGGGTGAAGTCCACGGACGCCATGCTGAACCAGGTGCGCAAGCTGTGCCTGCGCGAGAGCCTGTGCCCGGAGGGGACGCCCGTCATCGTGGTGGCGGGCGTGCCACTCAACGTGCCGGGCAACACCAACCTGATGAGCATCCACCGCGTGTGA
- a CDS encoding bifunctional nuclease family protein, which produces MRTPNRATLFVAPLSALLLALGGLLMLPGFRAPRAIAATLQDASEQPCVTEHGGDPKACSELVELEVQDVIPLMEAQTHAIVLTTKDQEMLLPVFVDEAAAVSIAFRLADREPPQPLAQDLLDDVVDQLGAKVTEVRIDDLRDNVYSGRVFLEQGAKKLTLEARPSDSIAMALSSHARIRVTRKVLTLAGISRDEIEALQKGGPGVGGSGSGGLMDEPSPLPPPGLPAPGTPSDDPGTGGDLPPGHPPLGSPKGAGKKIEL; this is translated from the coding sequence GTGAGAACACCCAACCGCGCCACTCTCTTCGTCGCCCCTCTCTCGGCGCTGTTGCTGGCGCTGGGAGGGCTCCTGATGCTCCCCGGCTTCCGAGCCCCAAGAGCCATCGCGGCGACACTCCAGGACGCCTCCGAGCAACCGTGTGTCACCGAGCACGGAGGCGACCCCAAGGCCTGCTCCGAGCTTGTCGAGTTGGAGGTGCAGGACGTCATCCCGCTCATGGAGGCCCAGACACACGCCATCGTGCTCACCACGAAGGACCAGGAGATGCTCCTCCCCGTCTTCGTGGATGAGGCCGCCGCCGTCTCCATCGCCTTCAGGCTCGCGGATCGCGAGCCCCCGCAGCCCCTCGCGCAGGACCTGCTGGATGACGTCGTGGACCAGCTCGGCGCCAAGGTGACGGAGGTCCGCATCGACGACCTGCGAGACAACGTCTACTCAGGCCGCGTCTTCCTCGAGCAGGGAGCCAAGAAGCTGACCCTGGAGGCCCGGCCCTCGGACTCCATCGCCATGGCCCTCTCCAGCCACGCGCGCATCCGCGTCACGCGCAAGGTGCTGACGCTGGCGGGCATCAGCCGCGACGAGATTGAAGCCCTCCAGAAAGGCGGCCCTGGCGTGGGAGGCAGTGGCTCCGGTGGGCTCATGGACGAGCCCTCTCCGCTGCCGCCTCCGGGCCTGCCGGCGCCGGGCACCCCGTCCGACGACCCGGGCACGGGGGGAGACCTGCCGCCAGGACATCCGCCCCTGGGCTCGCCGAAGGGGGCCGGCAAGAAGATCGAGCTCTAG